Genomic DNA from Oryza sativa Japonica Group chromosome 5, ASM3414082v1:
TCAACAATAGTTCAACTGATGAAATTTCACAGTGTTGTGTGGAATCAGGAAATGACTGCCATCATTCAGATTTTACATCAACTGCAGCAGTGACACCGGTTAGAAACAGTAACTCGTTTGATGATCCTCCTAGTCTATCACATGATGCAGGCAATACTGAAGAGATATTTCAACAAATTGATAAAAGAGAAGTTGCCACATCAGTGAAGAATTGTGAACCTGAACCTTGTTACCAGAATTGTTGCACGTCGTCGCGAAAAGAATTCAATGTTAGGAGAATTGAGAACTGGATCAGCCAAATTCCTGATTCAAATGACATAGCTCCATATGAACAGGGGGAATGTTCAAGTTCTGCGCATTTAATGAATTCCAAACAAGTCGATACTATCAGAAAGCTCAATGCTAAATCTCCTCTTGGCATGGAAACTGCTTACAACTACATCGCAATGCTGAAACCATCATCTTCCATAGCACAATTGTCTAATCTTGGCTTGGTTGCAATACCAATTCTCAGTGCATTCAGTGATTTGCGGCTGCTGAACTTGGCAGGGAACTCAATAAGTATGTTTCTCTCTAGTAGTGTGCTTTGATTTTTATGTCAAGTTCCTCCTACCCATTGGTTTTTCTATTTGATCCCTCATTGAATTTTTAACCTTTCTAAACCAGAATTACTTGTTCTTCTTTCAGTAAGGATAACTTCAGGAGCACTTCCGAAAGGACTCCGCATGTTAAATCTGTCAAGAAATAACATATCAACCATTGAAGGCCTAAAAGAGTTGACACTACTTCGTGTCCTGGACTTGAGTTACAACAGAATAACTAAAATTGGCCATGGTAATCTTCTCATACATGTTTTCAGTTTCAAGCCTTTTTACATGTACTATTATTTTCGTTTTTACAAGAGCATATGTACTAGTCTTATGGCACAATGTTTACTTCTGCTGATTATACTAGGCTGTAACAATCTAGAGCAACAGCCTCATTTGATATATTCTCCCCTCTGTCTTAAAAATAAACCAACCTCGTATTAGGATACgacatatcctaatacaacgaatgACATAgagtatgtccagatttatagtattaggatATATCACATCTTAATATtaagttggtttattttaggacTGTGGGAGTATACTAACTAGGTTATTGGTTTCTGTTTCATTTCTCATATACTCTGCAGGCTTGGCCTCCTGTCCTTTCCTGAAGGAGCTGTACATCGGCGGCAACAAGATCAGCGAGGTGGAAGGCCTGCACCGCCTCAAGCTGAAGGTGCTCGACCTGCACGGCAACAGCCTCTCATCCTCGAAATGCCTCGACCAGCTCGCCAACTGCGGCACCCTGCAGTCGATCACCCTGGAGGGCAACCCGGCGCAGAGGAACGTCGGCGACGAGCAGCTCAAGAGGCACGTGCTGCGCCTCCTGCCGCACCTCGTGTACTACAACAAGCAGGCAGTGCGGTCACGCCGGTGCTCCAAGccccagggcggcggcggccgccatggccgggCCGTCGAccttggtggcggtggtggcggtggcggtggccggagcaAGAGGCTGGAGCTGAGGCTTCCCCGGAGGTCGGCGTGCGCCTCCGTTGCGCTGAAATCGTCAGGGTGTCACCACCATGTCAGGGCaggagcagcagctgcagctcatGGCTCGGTGAGGACGTCGAGGCAGAGCCGGAATAATGCGCCTCCTATGGCTCCCACCATTCGTGGAGCTGATCGTTCttcagagggagagaggaggctgcCTGGTACAGAGATCTCCGGTCAGATTTTTCGGATTCGAAGCGCGGATGACCTATGAATTTTTCTCAATTTTGCTGCATCACCACAAAATTTTCGTTTCATTTGTGAGTTCGAGAACTTTTTATCTtgttttgattctttttttttcattcatgaaATTGTTAGCATGAATGAAAATAGTAGCCATAGTTGTGGCATGAACTAtttgctgcatttttttttttttggcagtgaTACGAAAGAATTGCTAGATGGTAGTAGTATAATGGAATTTGCAGCATGATGATACGTTCTATTCAGAAACACATAATGTAATCTATTTTGATATAACCAAAAGCTGTTGCTTGCTGTGCAAAATGGAGTTTTGTCTGAAGCGTGAAAACTTCACAGAAAACAGTTCAATTGCACACATGGGTACttgagtctttttttttaacgaatcggCATAGACTGTGTccatttcattgaatatagtgGAAGAAAAAACCGTACAAAGCTAAAACTTTGGAAATTTACATagggaaaggagaaaaaaaaaagggattatCTTAGTTAGCCTTTTTGCGCCGGCTAGGGTATAGGTCTTGGCCTCCTCCTTTATCTTTACGCAGAGCGATAGTGTTGAGAGTTCAGTGTGTTGGAAAATTCTTTGATTTCTCTCTTTTCAGACCTCCCATGTCACTAGCAACAAGAAGGTGCGAATTTCTTTTCTCGGTGTCCGGTGTCCCTTGGTGTGTTGCTATTGCAGTCCACCAATATTGGAGCGACGTAGGTTGAGTCCAATGTAACTTGAGTCTTGTTTGGAACGTGAAAAACCGAAAACAGTTTTAACTCTGCTGAAAATTGAAATAAACCCCGGATTCCCAAATGTAAAATGGGGGGAGCAGGGGAATGGCTGGGACCAACGACGGATTACGCAAATCAAGCCAAGAAAGCGTAAAGTGACAAAAAGCGCAGAGCAATACGTGTCCCAGGCTCccagcgccaccaccaccaccactagtcTACTACTACCACTGTAGtcaaggagaagagagaaaacgCACTCCCGTGTCCCAGCCTTCCACTGCAAACCGCAGCATTCAAAGCCAAAAACCCTCGCCTTCTCCCCCTTTGCCCAGATCGAGCGAATCCAATCCACCCCCGAATCGAATCCGCGATGGCGACCCACCCGGCCTccccggtcgccggcggcgagaaggccACGCcgccctccacgccgccgccggtgcgccTGGCggggggtgcggcggcggcgatccagCCCAACTCGCCGCGGTTCTTCTTCTCCtcgctggcggcggcgtccgcgtccgcctcctccccgcaccgccgcatcgccatcgccgtcgacctctccGACGAGTCCGCCTTCGCCGTCAAGTGGTCCGTGCAGAACTACCTCCGCCCGGGCGACGCCGTCGTGCTCCTCCACGTCCGCCCCACCTCCGTGCTCTACGGCGCCGACTGGGGCTCCATCCCCGtctccgtcgacgacgacgactccgcCCCCGACGCCGCCCAGCACGCCAACGCCCACGCCGCCACGCGCGACGAGCCCGAGGAGGCCAAGAAGAAGCGGGAGGAGGACTTCGACGCCTTCACCTCCACCAAGGCGCAGGACCTGGCGCAGCCGCTCGTCGCCGCGCAGATCCCCTTCAAGATCCACATAGTCAAGGACCACGACATGAAGGAGCGCCTCTGCCTCGAGGCCGAGCGCCTCGGCCTGTCCGCCATGATCATGGGCAGCCGCGGCTTCGGCGCCTCGCGCAGGGCGGGCAAAGGGAGGCTCGGGAGCGTCAGCGACTACTGCGTGCACCACTGCGTCTGCCCCGTCGTGGTCGTGCGCTACCCTGATGATGGTGCGGCGGCTGGCGGTGGGGAGGCCGTGGGGGATGAGCTCCGCACGGTGCCTGAGGATGAACCCGTCTACCATGAAGCTCCCGAGGGTCAGAAAGGTCTGGCTATGTTCTTGCTTGATCTTGTTCTTACTGTTTGCATTCATTGATTTGAGTGATTTGCCATGATGTTGGTAAGGGAATGGGTTGCAATTGGTTGGGTATTGATGGCAAGGGTACACATATGAGGACAAGAATTGCTACTAGCAAACTGCTGCATTGCATGACTAACTGAATTTCCCGCGCAGCTTGTGTGGAACTAGATtatccatttgaaagtagaatTGTTTTTGATATGCAATTCTTCCTTCTATTATATAAAGGCAATTGTATTTTGTATAGGAGTACATCTGTAAAACAGTAACGTTTACAGCCATTCTACCACATTGCAATCCAACATGATTAACGGCATagattttctccttttttttctctctctaaatGATGTGATAGATTCAGTTGGGAATACCGAATACTTACCTTTCTAGTGTTATTAGCAACCTAAGTATGTGACACTTGCTAGACAGCTGTCCTCCCTGTTTTTCTCATTTGGACTGATAGCTATCCTACAAATGCATAATTAATGTGTGTATTGGGGTAAAACATAACCCAATAGAAATGCCAGAGCACGAAAGAAGGTGCCCCTAGAACCGTGAGCTAACAGTTGTATTAACAACAGTATGCAAAGCTATGTTGGACATAGTTGTGCCATTCTGTATTGAGTCTGTTTGGAGGTAATGCTATGTTCATTACACGCATAACAATTCTATATGAGCAGAGTGGATGAGAAGGTCCACTTGCGTTATAGGACAGAACATTTAATTATTTCATTAAGGAATTTGACACCTTAACTTTCAAGGGCACAAGTGTTTTGTTTATGAGTATAGTGAGAGTAGATGATCACTGCAAGTAATAACTAAATTAGGAACAAAATTATGTAGATCAAGAAAGTTTTGCTTGCTCGGCATTGTGCAATCATAAAAATTATAAGTCCTACAGGTGTATCGAAGAAAGGCACATTACTAGTACCCATTGTTCCTGTTCAGTTTTATCCCTTAGAAGACCATGCCaggaaatgatttttttttttggagagcaTGTATAAGAGTAGGAATCAGGTCTTGCTTCAGTTACCTTTATTTAAAATGTTTTGGATTAATTAGCTGGCTTATTTTACTTATAAAATTTAAGATCCTAACATGTTGTTTTATCCTTTTATAAGGTAAGTCTAATCATGGCTAAGTACAATATACCTAACACACATACTGAAAAGCCATGCAGGTATGTATAGAAAATTCTTCAGACTGGTCTGTCAGCCTAAATCAGCAATCGCTGTATTGTGTTAAAAAAAGGAGCATTTGGAAATACTTTTTATGTGCggtcttgcaagttgcaactgtTGAGATAAATATGACTGCAAGTCTTGGCTTAGATTTATATTTGGTACATATGCAAAAGGCCTGTACCCTTGtattgagaaaaaaatacacTACATCGCACAGCTAGCTTTTTAGGACGTGattcagtttcttttttttttctgtcatgttggttgtgatttgtgaatttCCAAGGCTTTAACGCCACCATTTtggaaaccaaacaaaaaaaaattacagtatCATATGACTTGCAGTCttatttgactccctcagctgCTGTCTTTCAGAAGATTAGTTTTGATGCTTGATAGGCCAAATAGGTTTTGGTTGCTTTTTCAGTAAGCATTGATGAGACCTATACTGTATTCTTTGGGGCCATACACACCTAGAGTGTTCGTCTTCTTTGGGGCTAAAATCTTTGAGCTGAACATAACTTTCTTTGCTGTCATGTTCTGCATAATACCATACTGGGGCTTGCATTTTTAGTTTGTTCGGCACATTAAAATGCTAACTGGTCTGTATCATTGAGGTCTTGCTCTCCCTCATTCTCTATTGTAGTGTATCAAAGTTGTCCCTCCCATGACCTGAATTTTCTTCTTTGTTACAGAAAATTGAGGTGAAAAGAGACGCATCCAGATCACAAGGAGAGCGTGCGACTTGCTAATGCCGATCCCTGTGTAACTGTGTGGTCGCTTCTATGTTCTGCTCCGCGATGCATTTCGAGCATGTATCAGACTTGTAGATCGTTGCCCTTTGCTGCCATTTGCTTCCTGAGAGATATTTATTATGTTGTCCGGAGGAGAATAATCTATTTCTGAAAGAATTGTAGCTGTTGTATGGGCGTTTCATGTTGGCTCCATGGGACATGATCCCCCCTGTTGTGTCCAATGGCATTCTTGGCCAATGTGGCCCTGCTGTATTTTGCTGGTCCTGTTCTGATCATTGAGACCGCTTGGGTGGATGTTTCATGTTTTGGTCATGCTTGTGGCAAGAGATAATGAGGCATCAAGTCCTAAGCAGACGTAAGTGCGCACCAAGTCGACGGAGAGACATTGGAAGGGCAGCAGAGAAAGGAGCTTTGAGAAGGGTAGCCCTGGCGAGCATCGGAATATCGGATACTCTCTCTTCCTCTGTTCCGAAATAAACCGATCTGATGCTGCAGCTAGCCTGTTAAAGGCAACGATTACTGCTCAGGCAGTGTTGGGAAAGGGAAATGATTTTCCACCTATCTTTAGATCCTAACCActcattctctctctttcaTTTAATCCCAACTCTTCGTTCATTTCCTAATCCTAatctcaccccccccccccaatttcctattatccaaacacaccctcagATGTCATGGTTAACAAGATTACCAAGCGGTTTCGTATTCTGAAACCACGAGATAAACCGATCAAGTtatttcatttttcaaaaaaaaatcaaatttcaaatttttgacaaaattgTCTTGATTTTGCAAAAACTGATCAGTTTGTCATGAAACTGCTATGGAACATAGAGCTGTATGTTGACTGGTCACATTTATAAACCTAGGGgatgaaaataaatataagggcaaagccaaaaaaaaaagctccaaCAAAAGTTCAAGATAGTTAAAAATGACGAAACATCAATTTATGATTGTCATATAAGATTAATTATTAAGGAGTagtgaggagagaagaaaaagaagtaaAAACTATCTCCCTCGACAAAATAACACTAATATGGTTGGCCCACTAGCCTACGATGAAAGAGGGGGAGAGCGGATACGGTTGGCCAAGTAGTGCAGACGCAGGTTAGTACTTTAGAAGCAAACATTTTTCGATCATTCCAAGGAAATCATCTTTTTCAAGAGAAATGCACCGCGAGATATCATTTTTTCAAGCAGGTTACGTTATGAGTAACAAACTTTTTCAAGGAAAAAGAAGCAAGGTTGCTAATCTTCGTAGAACGGTTGTCTTCAATTAGATTCATCAACATTTGATCACTCCAGCCATATTGGATGACTAATTTCTTGTGCACATACAATGGAATGACTCATTAACGctggattaattaagtattagcttttcttTCAAAATGGTTTAATATGAATTTTGTAAAGCAGTTTTCTTATgaatttctttttgcaaaacacGCGCGTACGAAAAAGAGAAAAGTGAAGTTGGGAAAGTTCAGATTCGAACATAACCTAAAAGGTTGCAAGTCTTCCCATCCTCCCATGGATGAAGATGACAGCGGCCGCCGTGTTCCACCTACTTGCGATCGATTGTGGAATCACCAGCGAGCAATGACAACAATCTGATGGCTCTCGGAAGGACTGACATCTGGGTCCTtcaactcttttttttccctctcattGGATCACCATGTAGGACTAAGTGTTACTTAGGCGAAAACCCTTGAGTTGGACAGAGGGAGTGAAGTGTACAGTTTAAAATCAAGCAGGGATGAATAATATTATTCATTATGAAACTTaagtggtgtttttttttagtttggatAAATGTCATAGTTGAGGAAAGTAATataaactttttctttttttaaggagGGTGCTTCACTTCTGATTACTAGTAGCTCAAACCAAAAACAGAAGACCAAAACTTGAACGGAAAGGAAAACATGAACCTAGCTAGTGATAAACCCAAGCCGAAAAATAaggttttactttttttttcttgtctcaGTACTAGGATTCACAATCTGGACAAATTTCGGTCTTGATCTGGCTTTAATGTCCATTGGCCTCGTTTGAAATTCGTCAAGAAAATCAATCAAAATGTGTCTAATTTTGTTTGAGATCACCGAAAATTCAACATCTCGCTACGCTAGGCCTAGAATTTCACAAGCCAATCAAGATTGTAATTTGTAAACCTTGGTCAATACTTGGCAAAACAGCGAGAGCACCTCTTTGTTCTTGAAAGTACAAAATGTATACTCCATTCGGCCAAACAATATTTAACATTTAGTAACAAGATGTATACTCCATTCGGCCAAACAATATTTAACATTTCGAATGAGACGCgatcaaaattttaaagttttaaaagtATGACCAAATAAAATCctaaacgtcaaatatttattgCCCAATAGAGTACATCTTTAACCCTACAAATTATAACTCTTGAATAGCTCGAGCGATTCTTTCCGCCATGCTTCAGTACAATACAATAGATAACAAGTATTTTacgggagtagctatatttatggcgccatatttttcaccaaaaaatagtcaccatgtatttacaatgtaagtgtctaaattacatatgtaattttagtgtatttacaatgtaagtttcaaaattacatatgtaagtttaatgtaattacaatgtaagtGCAAGACAACGTCTATATTTTGCATTGTAGACattacatatatttatatactaTACAGATACATATGAGTAGAACCATCAAAAGCTTAAACTAATGAAGCATGTTAAGTTTTAATTAATCGTGTAATGACAACCGAGAGATGCTAAGGACCTGAGTGGACTGAACAACATCTGACGGTTAGAAATTCGACTGTAATCAGCCATAAAATATGGCGACATCATTTTAGCAAATCCGGTATTTTACTCTCAACACAGAAGTTATTATACGTTGATATAGTGCTAAAAAATGACTTTTAAGTAGTAAAAACAATATTTGGCACAGCAAACAACTTGACATATATATTGTCTGACAAACTCGAGCCTTCAAACAAGCTTGCCCAAAATTACTTATACCATGCATCTAGTGACAAACAACTCTTGACAGAAAcggaaattaattaatcaaccgAACCTGATTTAAGCATGGATCGAGAGGCATCATAGTGTTTAATTTCATCCATCTCTGGCTGCGAAAATTAAGCATTTATAACCTGATTGATCGAACTAGGAGAAGAATCTAAAACCCTACGTACGCACGCGCACGCCATTGATGGCTACAGCCTCAGGGACAAGTCCAATGGCACGGCGCCGCAGCCACCACCGGCCGACGAGGAGAACGGCGCCGCGGCGAACTCCGACTCGTCGGCGTGGGTGGTGCTCGTCGGGAAGAACTCGATCTCCCTCacctccttctccgccgccgccgccgcctcgtcgttcTTCCTCTCCCTACCCAAGAACACCCCATGCCCCTTCTCCTGCGTCCATCGCGAAGAACAAGAAAATTTGGTGAGCTTGTACGTGACACGTGCTTTGTAAAAATGGACACCAGCCTGTGTGTGTACCTTGCgagcggtggccatggcggcggcgagatcgtAGATGGAGTAGTCCGgcgtgttggtggtggtggtggcggcgcctcgtgctcctcctctctccgccAAGGCCATCACCATTGTCTGTCGTCGAGCAGAAatgcgaggaggaagaggagattagATTTGTGATAGTGTGGTGCGGTGCGATTTGCAAGAACTGATTCTGGAAGGTTCGAGAAGGTTAGCGTGGTTTACCTTGGAGCAGAGGTCGCAGCGGTGGGTGGCTGggaggcaggaggaggaggaagaagaagacgccGGGCGCCAGATGGTGTTGCTTTGGCTTGAAGGGTGCTCTGGCGCGAGCGGCAGCAgctggccggcgccggcgaagccACCCATGCACCGATCCCTCAAGAATTGCAGCTCCGGCGGCGCCACgttgtggccggcggcggccgacgaggacGAGTGGAGGTGGCAGAAGGGAGCAgccgccggtggcggaggaaggggaggaagtgCCGGGCGGACCAGCAGCGGCGCGTAGTGGCCGCccccgccggcgacgtcggcgtcgaGGGCGGGGAGaggcaggtggtggtggtggcggtggatggcggcggcggcgtcccccatggcggccacggcggcgttgAGGTCGCGGAACGGGTCCCCGCCGCAGCGGAGGCGCTCGAGCTCCGCCACGCCGA
This window encodes:
- the LOC4339238 gene encoding uncharacterized protein isoform X2, with protein sequence MVRFSCFSYSSRHHRSKLVASSVEDRWAYPNLTQKVDGKNCSNSNVEQLRSPPFEDCCRSEDFSFCTENESGKIKKSQSLGDMLEMEKLYDFDKTNNKGEDCAIDGSHDEKTCTGECTRKKKENRTSCCGDFTDPHQHECQSSLGNSEHLIEKQCDCEDIVSTYCLVNSEEQSFLPEPQPLLSRSQSVNLDVHIPTVIEDSIDSAQLGLRSRSFGNLSSLDGAPYTEEARVSPSHCKDASEDFVQSNAQSQCHCRDEHINNSSTDEISQCCVESGNDCHHSDFTSTAAVTPVRNSNSFDDPPSLSHDAGNTEEIFQQIDKREVATSVKNCEPEPCYQNCCTSSRKEFNVRRIENWISQIPDSNDIAPYEQGECSSSAHLMNSKQVDTIRKLNAKSPLGMETAYNYIAMLKPSSSIAQLSNLGLVAIPILSAFSDLRLLNLAGNSIIRITSGALPKGLRMLNLSRNNISTIEGLKELTLLRVLDLSYNRITKIGHGLASCPFLKELYIGGNKISEVEGLHRLKLKVLDLHGNSLSSSKCLDQLANCGTLQSITLEGNPAQRNVGDEQLKRHVLRLLPHLVYYNKQAVRSRRCSKPQGGGGRHGRAVDLGGGGGGGGGRSKRLELRLPRRSACASVALKSSGCHHHVRAGAAAAAHGSVRTSRQSRNNAPPMAPTIRGADRSSEGERRLPGTEISGQIFRIRSADDL
- the LOC4339239 gene encoding universal stress protein PHOS32, translated to MATHPASPVAGGEKATPPSTPPPVRLAGGAAAAIQPNSPRFFFSSLAAASASASSPHRRIAIAVDLSDESAFAVKWSVQNYLRPGDAVVLLHVRPTSVLYGADWGSIPVSVDDDDSAPDAAQHANAHAATRDEPEEAKKKREEDFDAFTSTKAQDLAQPLVAAQIPFKIHIVKDHDMKERLCLEAERLGLSAMIMGSRGFGASRRAGKGRLGSVSDYCVHHCVCPVVVVRYPDDGAAAGGGEAVGDELRTVPEDEPVYHEAPEGQKEN
- the LOC107278385 gene encoding uncharacterized protein, with protein sequence MATTPFFLWATNATSSSSSSAAAAAVSDHDVGGLRAEEETAAAEATQLSPELAAAVARPRLRRQASSSSPAKQQQQQVGGGGSKRAPQRGLGVAELERLRCGGDPFRDLNAAVAAMGDAAAAIHRHHHHLPLPALDADVAGGGGHYAPLLVRPALPPLPPPPAAAPFCHLHSSSSAAAGHNVAPPELQFLRDRCMGGFAGAGQLLPLAPEHPSSQSNTIWRPASSSSSSSCLPATHRCDLCSKTMVMALAERGGARGAATTTTNTPDYSIYDLAAAMATARKEKGHGVFLGRERKNDEAAAAAEKEVREIEFFPTSTTHADESEFAAAPFSSSAGGGCGAVPLDLSLRL
- the LOC4339238 gene encoding uncharacterized protein isoform X1, with product MVRFSCFSYSSRHHRSKKLVASSVEDRWAYPNLTQKVDGKNCSNSNVEQLRSPPFEDCCRSEDFSFCTENESGKIKKSQSLGDMLEMEKLYDFDKTNNKGEDCAIDGSHDEKTCTGECTRKKKENRTSCCGDFTDPHQHECQSSLGNSEHLIEKQCDCEDIVSTYCLVNSEEQSFLPEPQPLLSRSQSVNLDVHIPTVIEDSIDSAQLGLRSRSFGNLSSLDGAPYTEEARVSPSHCKDASEDFVQSNAQSQCHCRDEHINNSSTDEISQCCVESGNDCHHSDFTSTAAVTPVRNSNSFDDPPSLSHDAGNTEEIFQQIDKREVATSVKNCEPEPCYQNCCTSSRKEFNVRRIENWISQIPDSNDIAPYEQGECSSSAHLMNSKQVDTIRKLNAKSPLGMETAYNYIAMLKPSSSIAQLSNLGLVAIPILSAFSDLRLLNLAGNSIIRITSGALPKGLRMLNLSRNNISTIEGLKELTLLRVLDLSYNRITKIGHGLASCPFLKELYIGGNKISEVEGLHRLKLKVLDLHGNSLSSSKCLDQLANCGTLQSITLEGNPAQRNVGDEQLKRHVLRLLPHLVYYNKQAVRSRRCSKPQGGGGRHGRAVDLGGGGGGGGGRSKRLELRLPRRSACASVALKSSGCHHHVRAGAAAAAHGSVRTSRQSRNNAPPMAPTIRGADRSSEGERRLPGTEISGQIFRIRSADDL